The Toxotes jaculatrix isolate fToxJac2 chromosome 17, fToxJac2.pri, whole genome shotgun sequence genomic interval gttccagcttctcagactttctgcttttctctgttttatattattgcAAATAGAACACCTTTGGAATCTTGGTTGGACAAAACGAGCAATTTGGGAAACTATAATTGAGATTTTTCTCTATCACTTGATGTATAACAGATGAAACAATTTATGTCCTGTGATGTCTTCGTTCAGAGACATCTGGGATCATcagatgaaaacatatttttctgattttggaatgaaactccTTCTTGATCAGTACAACCCCTGACTTCtgtctcctgcctctcctccctcctggtGGGTTTCTCAGCTGGAAAACCGGGGAGTGGAATACCTGCTCGGTTACCTGCGGCGGAGGCTCCCAGGTGCGCACTGTGCAGTGCGTGTCCCATGATGCCTCGGGGCCCCGTGTGGTGGAAGATGCTGTTTGCGCTGCCTATGCTGAGGCACCTCCATCTCTGCAGACCTGCAACATGCACAAGTGTGCAGAGTACCAAGTGGGCAGATGGAGTGCGGTGAGTGAACTGAGCCACAGCAGGTGACCACAGCTGTCAAAAGCATATCTCTCACATGACCTATATAAAATAATGATGCAATAATAATGTAACAGTGGTGTAAAATCAGTGACCTTAAtacaatgtttgtttgttttcaacaaAATATGGGAAAGATCTTTGGGACCAGGTCTAAAATTGTTTTTACTGATCAGCAAAGTGAATAATTTTAACTCCAGCTCTAAGAATAATCTCGGAAATGTCTTCAAAATAGTAGAAAGTGTTTTCAAATTACCCGTgggagtttgttttgttttaacttttataGAAATTAAATGCTTAGCTTCTCTGAGGCAAATGCAGTGATCAATGCACGAGTCTCAAATGTAAAAGTGATAATTACATGAGAAGCCAAACTGAGTCCTATAAGCCTAAAGCACAACACTAGATGCAGGGAGGGGACATATTTAAATAGCGAGTGCAATAAATTACAGACTCAACACAATTACAGACACAAGCTGCAGATTGTGGTTCagatttgtcttcatttgtcTCTAATGTTAGCATCCACATTTTTACATGAACtgtattttacataaataacattttcctcactttttacttttcttaAACTTTACTCAAATTACAGACAAGGCCGAAAGTGTTGGCACCCTTCCTCCTCATTGAAACACGGCTCGCTTTTTCGTCAACATGTCTAAAAATTTAAAGCCCTTTTATCACGCTTTACATTTgccacagaataaaacaaacaagtttTTCTTGCCAATTTTACAAATCTAAAATGACCTGGATTGCTTCGAGACGGTGAGCTACAAAGCTTTAGGTTAAGGGTGCGAATATTTTTGTCCATGCCATTTAAATTTTCTCACTACTTTCTCACTAAAGAGAAGGTGTTATAAAATCTGTGCTGTTGTGTCTGCAGTGCTCTGTGACCTGTGGTTCAGGCGAACAGACCAGAGAAGTGACCTGTGTGGGCTCAGGTGGGATGAGGTTGGAGGAAACCTCCTGCAGCACTTTGCTCCGCCCGTCCACCGTCCAACCCTGTGAGATGGCCGCCTGCCTGAAACAGATCAGCTGGCATATCGGAGAGTGGGGACTGGTGAGCGGAGCTGGACGGGGAACAGAAACAATACAGTGCAGTTATTGTGGCTGAATGTGAAATATCCCGTCATcatttctgtgctttgtgttggaCAGTTTGCCCTGCTTTTAATTTCTCTCCATTGTCCCCCAGTGTTCGAGGAGCTGTGGTTCTGGCTCTCGAGAGCGTCAGGTGATCTGCTCAGACCGAGAGAGGAACCTGTACCCTGTGGACCAATGTAACGCTCACCCCAAACCCTCCACAGTGGAGCGATGCAACACACAGCCCTGCTACAGACCACAGGGTTAGAACATGCACAGCTGGCTCCTAAATTGTTATCGTCCAGTATTTATTGTCATACTCTATGGCTGtcttttatctttgtctttctgaaTATGTATACTTATAAATTcaagttttctgtttgtaaatTGTTTCTGGagtaaagattaaaaataaaagaataactGAATGAGTCAATGAGAGTTAGTTAGTCAGCACGAGCACCAGTCGCACATttgctgagacagaaaaagaaaaggtatcTGCAGAAAAATGGTCAGTGAAAAGCTCACGGataaacacatcacagcatcatagtctctgtcagtgtcagcCTACATCAGGATAATTCAACTACTCATCTACATTACAGACTGAGCCCTttgttgatttgtgtgttttttttttgtgtgtttgtttagttgTCCCCAGCGTCCAGGACCCACGAGGACATGACAATACTCAGACTGGCTTCCAGCCCTATGTGGTAGATCGCGCAAcaggtttgtctccatctcactgtttgtctgtggaTGATATGATGATTGTTGATGTTTCATGagcatgacagtgagttcagtgaacttcagtggtctccccagtcaccagatctgaaaaacaaatctgcatAAAATATATGACGCAGTTTGTTAAGAATCTATTAACGTTTAAAACAGTTTCTCATCATGGTTTGGAccagaaaaaacaaatctaGGTGCAACTGCAACCTGATCATTTTTACCCTCCAGTTCCCCTgcacctccctcctctctgctaaTATAACTCCTGTCACTTTGTCCCCATCAGCAAaccacccccccacacccccacccccgtcCCCATCCAGCCCCTGTCCCAGCACTAATTATCCAGGCCTGATTGACATGTTTTCAGGGGTCCATGGGCATTGTCGGCCTGATTAAAATATTTCCGAGGCACTGAAGTGTGCTAGTGCTGGCTATGGTGTTTCTGGCATGTTGTGGCATTTTTCAGCACCGTGTGCTGTCCCAGTGGTTAGGAATTTCAAGTTTGAGgtcttgtgtgtgttcacttccTGTGAGATTATTTATTCTGAATGCTTGCACTTCTAGTCCGAATGCGTTCTCTTTTGTTTCAGCGTCCTGTGAAAACTCACTGTGTGGCCTCAAGCACAATAGCTTAGACTGTTGTAAATTTGTAAAGCTATGTGTGAACTTCTTTATCGCTTTGTGTTGCCTTGTCTGTTTAAAACATGTGAACTGTGGGGGTCTAGTCTGCATGTGCAATGTGTGAACTCTCCTCCTGCTTGGTTTCATCTCAGTCCACAGGGCAGAGACAGACCGGGCCCAGACGAACACAGTCCATGACCCTCACAGCTCCGCCCCGGCCCTCCACTGTAGCCAGTCCTATTATGGCTGCTGCCCGGACGGACGCACTTCAGCTGGGGGCCCCCAGGGCCTGGGCTGCCCGCAGGCCCCTGCTCCCACTCCTGTCGAGCCATCCTGCGTTCAGACCAGGTATCCAGCTCCAACCTGTCATTACTCTGTGGTTGAGGTCACATGTGGAGTCTGTTTTAGAGTCTTTGTCTGGGTGTCATTTTTACGGCTGTGTGACCACTGTAACCAGGGATGGTTTTGTATTATGCGTGACCACAGTAATTACCAGTAAATGACCAGGCTGAATTTGAGGTTTTCCTAGAAATGTCAAAgttgcacatttttttgttatttcaggcagtgttttcagcacaaactgttttattgtttgtactTACTCTCTTCTTGTCGTGTGTCAGTTATGGCTGCTGCCAAGACGGTGTGACGGCAGCTCAGGGCCCCAACAAGGAGGGCTGTGCGGAGTTTGTGGCCCCAGCACCCACTGTAAGCCAACATATataaaattctttttttgaaatgtttgctgGCTGAGACGGACTCATCTAGACAGTGGTGAAAAGTTACTGTCCTGACGAAGTgtaattaagaaaaaacaagatTCCTCATTATTGTCTGCTCAGAATCAAAATGAGTCGCGTTTTTGGGGTATGGACAGTTCTTTCATGCATTATTACACAATTTTGACGTACTTCCTCAGGTTGCTCCTCTTCCTACTGAGAATGCAGTACAGTGCCGAACCACCACCTACGGGTGCTGTTATGACCGCACCACACCTGCAGGAGGACCCAACGGGGAGGGATGCCCTAACCCACCAAACCACAGTAAGGGATTGAAGGAGCAAATAAACAGTCCCACACAACATCTGGTTTTGCCTTTTTAAAGTCCAATctgtttaaactttttttgaactTGTGGCACCAGAGAACTGTTACTAACATTTAGGCAGTCTGAAGGAAATTAACCTTTAACCAGAAAAACAATGGCTCAGATCTTAATTCCATTATGTAAAAAACTGTTCTGAAAAAAGGGATTACTTTTTGTCTTTCCGCATTAACTCATTAACAGTGCCATCATATAAAGCAACCCCTCTTTGATCTGGAGACAGCCTGCTGGTAACTTCGCTTGCTCTGTTTCTTTGCTGTAGTTGAGCGCTCGATCTGCTCCCTGCCTCGTGCTGCCggctcctgcagcagctgggtGTCGCGCTACCACTACGATGTCATCACCTCCAAGTGTGCGCACTTCTGGTACGGAGGTTGCCACggcaacagcaacaacttcaTGACCCGGGCAGAGTGCCAGAGGGCGTGTCAGGTGCCTGCACCGAGCCAGCAGGGCCCGGGGCCAGTCGCTCCCGCTGGAGAGCCGACCTCTAGAAGAGAAAACACTCCTGGAAGGACCACATCTGGAAGAGCTACCACGTCTGGAAGAGGTACCGCATCTGGGGCAGGCACCTCATCTGGAGGAGGATCTAGAGCAGGGGGATCCACCTCAGGAGGGTCAACAGGTGGGCAGTCACGCAGCATGGGGAGGATTTTCACAGTCGAGGGAGGTTCAACCAGTGGCACCAGCAGACAGGCCACAAGCGCTGCCACACATGCCCACAGAGGTAGAGTCTATCTGCGGGGACGCCGGCCTTCACCTGTCACCGCTGCACAGCACAGCGGCCCGGCTGCGAGGTAAGACCCAGAAGACCCAGGGAGCACGGCGATAAGCCCTCTCCCTGCTCCAACCCCCGCCACCACTGGCCTCATAATGCTGCTTACAGCCTTCAATACCCCTGCTGACGGAGCCCCAGTCAGCGCTGCCCTACTCTGATTCTGAGTAGGGCCAGAGAGTGAGCTGAAGGAGATTGAAACGCCGTCCAAAGACAAATTGTGTGCATCATTCACTCAACCCCAGAATATGATGATAAAGTTAATGAAAACGTTTTTTATCATTGTTTCGTGTACAAATATTACCAGCCTGCATGATCTTACAAGACGTGACAAACCACAAACAGAAGTTAAAAAACGAAGGGCAGCAGCTCACGATCTGATTTTTAAACATCCTCAGTAAAACTGATCAGTTTCTAATGAAGCATCTGTATCTGTAAAAGACCAAATCTTGGCTTCTCTTTCAAAATTTTGAGACACAGTTAGCTGACttaaagagtaacttaacaCCCTCCCTGAAAAAACTTGTTTCCACTGGCCTCTGGTGGTTTAACttctcaccttgctgcagtgatgtagaagTGTACTCCACGGTTTGTTagtacactgtgacatcatcattGTGTGTCATTGTCTGTGGTCAGAAATGCTGTTTTCCAGCCTTGTGTCCAGTTACTCTTTAAAGACAATACAGGAAACCACCGTTCCCATATTTGGAATATCTGCGCAACTAAATATTTCATATGTGCTGTGCTTTATTTTATGTAACGTGCTCTTTATGTAGACGCACATCGTTCTTGTGATGCTAATATAATCTAAACCCTTGCTTAGTAAACACACTGCAGCTACTTCCAGCTCCACAGACTCTCACTTTCATGTCTGCTTAAGTAGCAACACCTTGTTTCTTCCTTTAACCTCGACAAAAAGTCAGAAGTTGACAACCTCACAGCGACTCCTCTGGGacttttcactgtttgtctcGAGTTATTGTTGGTCATCGTGTGCTTATTTGTGCCTGCTCACCTCACCGTGTCAGTCTGCGCCACCTTTGCgctttgtgttttcaccttGGTGTCATTAGATCAAACTAATAAAGGTTCTGCTGTGATGCTTCATGTCATTGTATGTGTGTCGTCACTAAACTCCGTCTTCTTCCACCTTAAatttgtgtagttgtgtgtcttAGCAATATTCAATGATCAAGCTTTCTCTGGTAGACATTGGGAGACACAGCGTCTTGCTGGGAACTTCCTGTGGGTTTTTAGTCGGTGCAGAGAAAACTGTCCTTTGTCTCCATGTGTGTCCACATcaccttttaatttttttttttttttaatgtttgttgatTTGTAGTGTCtaaatttgttgttttgaggGTGAGGGTTTGTATTGTTTGTCATGTCACTTTTCATGTTGCATGGGCCTTTAGTGTGCCAAAGCTGcgtttcttttctgtcttttttttttcctctgagctttCTCTGATGAACCTCTGACGCCAGGCTGTGGGCCCTCTTTATGCCTGCTTTGGTGACTGCTAATAAAAGTACCAACAGTAGAGCATAAAgtgactcttcttcttctttgttcttttcctcccttcaaTCTTCACTTTCTATGTTccttcctcctgttcctccttccttcatttccttccttcttccttccttcgTTTTGTCCTTGTATCTGCTCATGTTTCCTCAGTTTGACCCTGGGAGAAGTGGCCATCGATAAGACCGACCCCTCCACGGTGGAAGCTTTAGTTCGTCAGACAGTTGTGCTGCCCTGCAGAGTCAGCCCGCCGCCATCCTCCACCGTCATCGTGGAGTGGAGAAGAGATGGCATCGCTCTGTCTACTCGCAggtctgtaaaacacacacacagtcaaaggcTTGATATACATTTAATTTTGCTCTCTGTCAACACTTGGGATTATTCTtgattttcttatttaaatgtcCATCAGGCATCACCAGCAGCCTAACGGCTCCCTGTTGGTCGGCCCTCTCACTAAGTTAGACTCTGGTTGGTTTTTGTGCGTGGCCACTCGGGAACGAGAGAGAGACCACCGCTAcatttacctgtctgtctcaggtAATGTTGTACATTTGCGTTCatttaataaacacatttatacaGTAGAtgcattgtattttatttctacAGTTAGATCTTAACGTACACATTCTGTATCTGCCCTACGTCTTTTGATTAAAGAGccatttatgtttacatttttaatataagAGATTAAAAGATTCATTGCATTAAACTCATGGTCAGAATTTCCGAAACAACTCTAGATGTGTCACTTTCAGGACATAAATGTTTTgttatcattttcttttatcatcAATTTACAatttcttttatatttcttataCAGATAGATAGAGCAGATAGTCCAGTAAATTCCAGATTGTATCAGCAAAGATCGGAGCACTGATCTGATCCCTGCTTCTTTCACCCGTGTACAATCAGCTAATTGGGGCCAGATTCGGTCAAAACCCTAATTTGACCCTAATTTAACCCCAATTAGTTCGTCACACGTAAATCCTGAAGCCCTGATGTCACAGATGATGTCAGAACGTGCTGAGTCTTCATGCATGATGTGTTCATGTGACATTATGTAAGTTAATTATGACCAGGAGAGCAcactttgtgcgtgtgtgtgtctcatagAGGGATCATCCCAGCCGATTCCTACCTCACTGCCCAGAGATGGTCCATTCCCTCGGTAAGAAAAATTTCTACTGTCTGTCCAAGTTTCACTGAATGTCTCCTTTGTGAAGATTATGGACACTAAAAACCTTAAGACGTGGACAATATCAGTGAACTTTAACATTCTGAAGTCTTTCTGATGTCCTGTCTCACGTATTTTGAATGTGAGAAGCTGTAAATGATGAAACAGTCACTGACATATCAGCTCTCCGTTCCTGTGACCATTTCTCTCAGGTTCAGTATCGACCGCTCAAGCTCATCTTCGCTGGAAATGCGAGAAGGACAGACTGCCAGACTGCCCTGCACGATTCTCCCTCCCTCAGCTCTGCAGTCTGTCAGCATTCAGTGGACAAAAGATGGACAGCCCCTCGGTGACTCCAGGTATTTCTGCCAGTTTTTATAGTTCATTTTAACTCTGATTCAAAGGCATTGACTGAAGCTGAAGTTAATTGTGACACCAGTATAAATATGTGGACAGGGTCCTGACTGACTGCTGTGTTACAGGTTTACCCAGCACTCAGATGGCACCCTGATCTTTGGCGCTCTGCGGTCCGATGACTCTGGAGTCTACACGTGTACAGCCtccagtcagcagcagctggagcagagacAGCTGCAACTCAGAGTCCAAGGTGCATTTTAGTATAACACCCAATTCCTGACATTGCTCATTACTACATTATGTCCATTATGAATGCCAAAGACTGAACTTCAAACTTCTGCTCATGTTGTAGTTTCACATAGGTTCCAGCAGATGGCAGTAAATGTCATAAACTCATCATTGAAAGTGTCAGTGTTAGTGTCACTCCCCCCAGGCAACATCCAGAATAATAGTGTACGAATGTATAAAGACttttaaacagaaagaaattgatttttttttttaaattttcttttatcCAATTTTGTTTTCTGGCCTCGTTGTCCAGCCGACCTGAGGATCACGACAGCTCCTAATAACATCCAGGTGTCTGAAGGCAGCACAGCTCTGCTCCCCTGTGTGGTGTCAGGCGACAACATTAATATCGGCTGGTCCAGGTAAAAAGAACAGTATGTGGCTGAAGGGGTTACCTTATCAGACCTCATGCCAAAGTGATGCTTGAGTTTGAGCCCAATAATATTAGCATAGCATGGAACTGCTTTACTTAGAGTTTGGTTTCAAAGCAAAATATCTAAgtactgtaaaaatgacacaaataaaataatgaaagtcCAGTTATAAACATAAGACAGAAGAAGGTTGAACATGTAAAAAGTTCTAAAGTCCTCTGTGGAGTTACACAAAAAGATATAAGGACATTTTTATAAGGCTGAAACAGTCTTTTTCTTCAACTGAGGCTTATGCAACCTGATAAATGTAAATGACACCTATAAATATTAATTTGAGTCAAAGAAAGAACCAAGCAGTGCCGTAGTTCTCTTACTTTAATTTTCAGTGTATCCATTCAGAATCTGACCTCAAAAAGAGAAGCTCATCTTTGATTCTCCTGAATAATAAATTTAAAGGATTTCAAAGCTGCCACTAAACAAAACTGGTTAAAGAGGCTACACAAAGCTCATGGGGCCTTAACTgactttctttttattctcttttacGACAGAAATGGTGTCCCGGTGCGTCCAGATGGTCGCAACATCCTGATGTCATCTGATGGCAGCCTGGTCCTGAATAATGTAAAGCCATCAGATGAGGGGACCTACACCTGTAACGCTTACACCGGCATCTACTCTGTGAGTGCCACGGCTGAAGTGAGGGTCATTAAAGACACACAACAAGGTGAGAGTACCAATCTAACTCAGCAGGCTCCTGAGGTTTAGGTGATGTTAGAACGAAACGGGCTATTTTAGCTTGATTCAGTCGTTTCAAGATTAATTTATTACGCAGAAGCACCACACGAAAGAAACTGAACAGGACTGTCTTCCATGACTGCAGGTGTCGATGTGCCTCCAGAATGCGTGGACCAGCCTGAGCTTGCCAACTGCGAGCTGATAGTTTACGCCCGACTTTGCTCCAACCCGTACTACTCCAGTTTCTGCTGTGCCAGCTGTGCCAGGCACTCGCAGAGGAACGACAGGTTCGGTCGGCTAGGCTAAGGCCGCAAAGGGTTTAAAAAATGATGGGACAGGCGTTTTGGAGGACTGCATTTTTAAAACCTGAACTTTCAACTCCGAACTGCTGCATTTGCCAAAAGGACTTAAAACACTCGTATCTGAACACGTTGTGCAGAGTCATAATTCTTAAATCTGTGAACTAGGAGCTGTTCTACAGTGAGTGCTTTGTTCAGGGAGTCTGTGCCTTACAATGTAGGTACCATATAATCTTGTAAAGTCTGTTGAATGTGATGAGGCAGAACTCAGACTTCCTCCATCGTTCTTCgctgtcacatttttaaaattaacttATTACTCACTGGACCTACTGTAcatgttctctgtttttaaGAGAATCACATAGCTTTTCCTTTGAGGTCATTAAAAGGATTTAACATATTGTAAAACTACTTCATACCTGCTGTAGTTTTGGCTACTATTTTTTTAAGCAATATTTTGGCGTGTCACTGAGACAGGATTCTGCGACGTACAAGGAGCTCCTACcagactgtgtttatttttatgtaattatttgataataaaaataatattttgattaaaaataatgTGGTTTGAGTGACTGAATGTCAAACCTAAAAGAGGACTTGTTATCCCAGTTGGCACCACAGGGGGTCATCCAACATGATAAACGGAAATGGCCCAGTCAGCTGCTTGAGGCTGAACATGTGGGCAGAGCGTTTTCCTTGTATCTGGCTGCTGAAGAGTGTTAATTTACATTAATCAAAAAACTATTACATTCCATGACAGTCTTACTGTTTCTCATTGAGTCAGGGCCAATACAAAAGACCCATATGAATTTTTTTAGATTTATAACAAACTGCATCTCAGGTTGTATGTtgctcactgtttttatttcctaaaaTATATCTGATGAAAACTATTGTGTGACATTTTGCACTGACTTGTTGTGAATTAACaatataataattttaaaatttacCTGAATGTGGTACTTTGAAGTTTTACCATAGCTTTGAAAATTGACTCTAATGTGCCTCCTTCAGCATTGCATGGCACAAACGGCTTTTTATGGAAATTTTAAATAACTACGCAAGCTTTATTCCAAAATTTGCAAGTATGAGATGCTGTTTTctgacagagatgaaaacagcagcttatAAATTCATTTTAAGGTCAGAGTTTGCGGGAGGAGATGTAAACATcttgttttctcactctctgtttcctgtttatgtGACTCCAGAgagcacaaacatgtttttcaagGAAACAAATGGAGAAACAGAACGTGGTCTTCCTCAGTTTGAGTCCCACCGGAGTCTTTTctggtaaaaaataaatttacagtTTGATGCGAGTTTGGTGTAAGGCCAGGACATGTTTTAAATGTAGTGACATGCAGAATAGTATCTCATGTGGTGGTTTTTTATAAATGAAGTGCTGACAGGTGTCTCTACCCTGCTGATAATGTTCTGTTCTCTGTGATTGCAGCAAAATTCATTTTGGATCTTTCCTGCAACCTGCATCATAAAACTTTCATGTGCAAATTTGTGCACCAGATCAGTGTAGACAGCTGTTGTACATTACACAACACATACTTAAGTTAATTCTGTTGCTTCAGTTGACACAGAAATGGAGGCCCATGAGCTGTTTGCTCAGAGACACGCAGTGTGGGTGTGAGCTGGTGCAGAGATGCAGGTGCGTTGTGCGAGCCGGAGGTTGTGGTAATGTGGAAGTTTGCACCTCCGTCATTTCTCAGCACAGAGAACGATCTGCAGGCTGCTCTGTGACCACATCCTCTCCTTTGCTGTTGCTCTCTACTCCTCTTCACAGTTTCATGCCCCAGTTTGTCTTCTCACCAACACCAGCTCTGACCTTCTTTTGCACACAGAGaacttttatttcctgttgttaTGTGTTAGACTCATACTCTGATCATTTACTTGTTTGAGCTAAAGGAAGAATTTCACAAAAAGAATACAAGCTGTATTacactgactgtgtttgtgcaaaatggaaaaactaGATATGACTCAAAGAAGCCCATTTTAATGAATTCAAGTTCGAATGATTTcacaaaaagaatgaaaaatacagattaGTCGATGGAATTTAACTTCAGTTCAATTTACTGGCAAAACTTGAGTCACCTTTCAGTTTGTTCATTGGGAAAAACTTGTCATGAACAAAATGAGCCTGCTTGTGAAGTTTTCCTGAGCTGAGCTGTTTCAACAAATGTAGGTGGAAGGAAGCAGATTTCTCAGAAACCAGACTGGTTGGTGAGCTGCTAAAAAGACATCACACTATCAGTTCAGTGTAGGATGAGATGTGAGAGCAATGATGAGGGGTTGTTATCATAACTGCAAATCAGCAGCAGTTCAGAGTTGTAATTAATCCCTTCTTGGTCAAATGAACCAGTGTATGAACAGTGAGGTAGAGAAGCCGTGAGAATTGTTAACAAAACTCAACAAGTCACTCTGgaaaaactttaaaagaaaaatgaaagaacttAATTGTCAACATTTGCAGAAATACTTTTattgagaagaaaatgaagcatACAAGCACTGCCCCGCCACAAACCAACACATAAAATTATTAAGTATCTATAAAATCCTACTGTATTTGCATGCCATGAGTAATAGCTTCAACACTGTAACAAGGATAAGTACAGAACTGTCCATCTAGGCTTTGAATGGCTCACTGATATAAGTGCAGACGCTCAGTAACATACAGCTCTATGGAAATATAACTACTGCGTTTTCaactttatttacagaaatCAAGATAATCCATCTCCCAGAGTTCATTTGCCTCAGCTCAGCTCTCAGTTCTTCTGCTTTCCAGCTGAACCCTGAAACAGGCAGAAAGAACACAGTGTCTTAATGTCATGAGCTTTTTTCAGTACCTTTTTATGTGAAGGACGGTCAGTCCAAAGTGTTGGGTGCAACAAACCTGAAGTTTCCACACCAAGAACACTACAAAGGCTCCATAGATGCTGCTCTTGATGATAAAAACGCCATAtgagagtttggcactgtgtgtggccctcagatatttctctGCAGAAAATTCAAACATTGAGATGAGTTACAAGtttcaaagagaaaatatcCAGTGCACTTTGTGGAGACAGTTTATGTATGCAGCTACTCTTGGTTTctatgcacagaaacacagaacaagATATTTACCTCTGGTGAGGAGGACAATTTCATCTGTTAGAAAAATAAGAGATAGATTAGACAAGAGCAGATGGTTGTTTACATGTATGTCCAGGAACAAAAAGATGAGGTTCTGTTTATTTCTGAGTTCCAAATGAACATACCTTCTTCTTCACCATTAATATGAGATGAAATATTCTGATTTTTACTCCCATTGAAGAACTCGACAGTGCATGTGAAATTACTCTTGGGTTTGAACCAGTCGTCGGCAGGGACTCTCAGCCTGCTGGTGATTTTGTAGTAGTCGCGATCCCGCCGGGCAGCGTTGTCAGTTGCCACACCTTTGGTGACCGACTTCCCGTCAATCTCCCAGTACACAGTAACATGGTCTGGGTAGAACTCCTCGGCCACGCAAAGCAAGGTCTTCTTTCTGCTCTTGTCTTTCTTGCTTCGACACTCCTTTTTTGAAGGTGGAATCACTTTCACTGTTGGTGCTTTGACTTTAACCCCGTCTTCTGcaaggacaaagaaaataaatcccTAAATTAAAGTTGTACGTAGATCTACAGCAAACCAGTATCCAGTACCTAACTCTAAAGCACATGTGACTTCTTTAGACATGAACACTGGGgtaacacaaaacacaggagaACGTTTTCACACTGAACAttaacatacaacacaacatgaTTATTACAGgtgacataacacacacactgagcattATCAGCATTTAATTTCTTcacataaatgtttgttttaatgaagttATTGCGATAATCTTACCAAGAACCGTCAGCTTGGTTCCCTCTCCAAAAGTAGGATAACTACCAGAGCACACTGCAAACTCACATgtaaaaaactgacaaaaacctACAGTACAGGGGCTGAATCCACCTCAGACTGTCTCAAACTAACTCTTTTAACATCTGTGGGTTTTTTACAAGACTGTTCATACACAGTACAGTCACTGTAACACATGTA includes:
- the paplna gene encoding papilin isoform X1 — its product is MKMLLPLLILQLLLAPVLMVPSVDYWDSWGPYGECSRSCGSGVTMRTRRCITHRTDGGHNCVGPDKSYRSCNIQDCPEGSRDFREEQCSQFDGTDFQGKRYKWLPYYGAENPCELNCMPRGENFYYRHRSSVVDGTPCHPGRRDVCVDGVCKRLGCDNMLDSPQQEDPCLQCGGNGQSCYHVKNTFTVRDLPTGYNQMFIIPVGATTISIRETVATRNYLAIKNLRGEYYLNGHWVIEFSRATPIAGTMLYYQRGAEGDNVPETIIGRGPTTEPLVVELISQEPNQGVEYEYYLPNGRSREGYYWSFGSWSACSKECGSGYQSRLVFCTIDNEAYPDYLCASLPRPQSNRTCNPHPCPQIRRMAYLYPPQLWRSSERPRAYVLSWKTGEWNTCSVTCGGGSQVRTVQCVSHDASGPRVVEDAVCAAYAEAPPSLQTCNMHKCAEYQVGRWSACSVTCGSGEQTREVTCVGSGGMRLEETSCSTLLRPSTVQPCEMAACLKQISWHIGEWGLCSRSCGSGSRERQVICSDRERNLYPVDQCNAHPKPSTVERCNTQPCYRPQVVPSVQDPRGHDNTQTGFQPYVVDRATVHRAETDRAQTNTVHDPHSSAPALHCSQSYYGCCPDGRTSAGGPQGLGCPQAPAPTPVEPSCVQTSYGCCQDGVTAAQGPNKEGCAEFVAPAPTVAPLPTENAVQCRTTTYGCCYDRTTPAGGPNGEGCPNPPNHIERSICSLPRAAGSCSSWVSRYHYDVITSKCAHFWYGGCHGNSNNFMTRAECQRACQVPAPSQQGPGPVAPAGEPTSRRENTPGRTTSGRATTSGRGTASGAGTSSGGGSRAGGSTSGGSTGGQSRSMGRIFTVEGGSTSGTSRQATSAATHAHRGRVYLRGRRPSPVTAAQHSGPAASLTLGEVAIDKTDPSTVEALVRQTVVLPCRVSPPPSSTVIVEWRRDGIALSTRRHHQQPNGSLLVGPLTKLDSGWFLCVATRERERDHRYIYLSVSEGSSQPIPTSLPRDGPFPRFSIDRSSSSSLEMREGQTARLPCTILPPSALQSVSIQWTKDGQPLGDSRFTQHSDGTLIFGALRSDDSGVYTCTASSQQQLEQRQLQLRVQADLRITTAPNNIQVSEGSTALLPCVVSGDNINIGWSRNGVPVRPDGRNILMSSDGSLVLNNVKPSDEGTYTCNAYTGIYSVSATAEVRVIKDTQQGVDVPPECVDQPELANCELIVYARLCSNPYYSSFCCASCARHSQRNDRFGRLG